The following coding sequences lie in one Desulfuribacillus stibiiarsenatis genomic window:
- a CDS encoding transposase domain-containing protein — protein TPKGASASAAIYSIIETAKANGLNIYSYLNYLLLYMPDTDYRNRPEDLEDLMPWSPRILAECKN, from the coding sequence CTACTCCTAAAGGGGCCTCCGCTAGTGCCGCTATATACAGCATCATCGAGACAGCAAAAGCAAATGGACTGAACATATACAGCTACCTAAACTATCTTCTCTTATACATGCCGGATACTGATTACCGGAATAGGCCAGAAGATTTAGAAGATTTAATGCCTTGGTCTCCGCGTATACTAGCTGAATGCAAGAACTAG